Genomic segment of Candidatus Polarisedimenticolaceae bacterium:
CGCCGCGTCGAACCTCGAAGTGGACGTGTTCGGTGGTCGCGTTCCCGGACCGTCCCACGAGCGCGATCTCGGCGCCGCGCTCCACGACGTCGCCGGCGGCGACGAGGTTCTTCGAGTTGTGCGCGTAGACGGTCTGCTCGCCGTCGCCGTGATCGACGACCACGACCCTGCCGTAACCGCGCTGCTGTCCGGCGAAGACGACGCGGCCCGCGCGCGCCGCGAGGACGCGGTCGCCCCGCCCGCCGCGGATGTCGATCCCGCGGTGGACGTTGCGTCGCCGGCGCTGCCCGTACGGTGCGATCACCTCGCCTGCGATGGGCCAGACGTAGCCGTTGGGCCCGACCGGCAAGGTGGCCTCCGGAATCGCGGCGACGGGCGTCTCGGGGATCGGCGCGGGATACGGCGGGACGTCCACCGCGCCGATCGCGCCGGGGATGAAGATCGCCTGCCCCACCTCGAGTCGCTCCGGATCGGGGATCGCATTCGCGTCGGCGAGTTGCTCGACGGTCGTCCCGTACGCGCGCGCGATGCGCCAGAGGGTCTGCCCGGCCTGGACGACGTGGAAGATGCCCGTCGGTTCGTCGGGCTCCTCGGGCTCGGGTCGGATCGGGGGCGGCGGCTCGACGAGATCGGTCGGCGGCGGGGGCGTCGGAGTCGGCGTAGGGTCGATCGACGGTTGCGGCCGATAGGCGAGCAGACACGAAGGAAGCAGAATCATCGACGCCGCGACAAGTCCCACGGCGACCCCGCGTGGGGTGCGGCGATCTCCCGGCGTCGACACGGGGCGACTATAGGCGCGTCCCGGGACCGGGACAACCCCGTCCGTGTGGCGCTCGGCCCACCCCTGCCTATAATCCGAGGTCGATTTCCCGAGGAGAGCCCATGACCGTTCAGCCCCGCGTCGCCGTGCTCTTGCTCCTCTTCGGCTCGCTCTGGGCCGCATCCTCCGCCCGCTGTGCTCCCGCCGGCGCTCCGGCCGCGCCCCCCGCCCCGAGCTCGGTCGCGAAGGTCGGGCCCGCCGTGCCCGGCGCGCCGTTTCCGGCGTGGACGTACACGAACCTGAATCCCGCCGCGGGACCCGCGAAGGTCGACCTGGCGACCGTCCTCGGCAAGCAACCCGTGATGCTCGTCTACTGGATCGCCGGCAATCTCCGATCGGAACAGGTGCTCCGGGAAGCCGAGGCGCTCGGCAAGGCCGCCGGGC
This window contains:
- a CDS encoding M23 family metallopeptidase — translated: MSTPGDRRTPRGVAVGLVAASMILLPSCLLAYRPQPSIDPTPTPTPPPPTDLVEPPPPIRPEPEEPDEPTGIFHVVQAGQTLWRIARAYGTTVEQLADANAIPDPERLEVGQAIFIPGAIGAVDVPPYPAPIPETPVAAIPEATLPVGPNGYVWPIAGEVIAPYGQRRRRNVHRGIDIRGGRGDRVLAARAGRVVFAGQQRGYGRVVVVDHGDGEQTVYAHNSKNLVAAGDVVERGAEIALVGRSGNATTEHVHFEVRRGGVTVDPLPFLPDPALEAKK